One Microcebus murinus isolate Inina chromosome 10, M.murinus_Inina_mat1.0, whole genome shotgun sequence DNA segment encodes these proteins:
- the TCP11L2 gene encoding T-complex protein 11-like protein 2 isoform X2, with translation MPFNGEKQCVGEDQTSDSDSSRFSESMASLSDYECSRQSFTSNSSSKSSSPASTSPPRVVTFDEVMAAARNLSNMTLAHEIAVNENFQLKQDALPDNSLAGRVKHIVHQAFWDVLESELNADPPEYEHAIKLFEEIREILLSFLTPCGNRLRNQICEVLDTDLIRQQAEHSAVDIQGLANYVISTMGKLCAPVRDNDIRELKATGNIVEVLRQIFHVLDLMKMDMANFTIRSLRPHLQRQLVEYERTKFQEILEETPSALDQTTEWIKESVNEELLSLSETALTPGAENSSKLSLSPTLVLNNSYLKLLQWDYQKKELPETLMTDGARLQELTEKLNQLKIIACLSLITNNMVGAITEGLPELASRLKRISAVLLEGMNKETFNLKEVLNSIGVQTCVEVNKALMERGVPTLNAEIQANLVGQFSSIEEEDNPIWSLIDKRIQLYMKSLLCLPIPQKCMPPMPGGLAVIQQELEALGSQYANIVNLNKQVYGPFYANILRKLLFREETMGKVDASPPAN, from the exons caacAAGCCCTCCCAGGGTTGTAACATTTGACGAAGTGATGGCTGCAGCAAGGAACTTATCAAACATGACTCTTGCTCATGAAATTGCTGTAAATGAAAACTTCCAATTGAAACAAGATGCCCTTCCAGACAACAG TTTGGCTGGTCGAGTGAAGCACATTGTTCACCAGGCCTTCTGGGACGTCTTGGAATCCGAACTAAATGCTGACCCTCCTGAGTATGAACATGCCATCAAACTGTTTGAAGAAATAAGAGAG attcttctctcttttttgacTCCCTGTGGCAACCGGCTTCGCAACCAGATCTGTGAAGTTTTGGACACAGACCTCATCAGGCAGCAGGCTGAGCACAGTGCTGTTGACATCCAAGGCCTGGCCAACTATGTCATCAGTACGATGGGAAAGCTGTGTGCTCCGGTGAGAGATAATGATATCAGAGAGTTGAAGGCTACTGGGAACATTGTGGAGGTGCTGAG ACAAATATTCCATGTCCTGGACCTCATGAAAATGGACATGGCCAATTTTACAATTAGGAGTCTTAGACCACACCTTCAACGCCAGTTGGTGGAATACGAGAGAACCAAGTTCCAggaaattttagaagaaactccaa GTGCTCTTGATCAAACTACAGAATGGATAAAAGAATCTGTAAATGAAGAAttactttctctttctgagaCTGCTTTAACTCCTGGGGCCGAAAATAGCTCCAAGCTAAGCCTGAGCCCTACATTGGTGCTAAATAACAGTTACTTGAAACTGTTACAGTGGGATTATCAGAAAAAAGAATTACCAGAg ACACTCATGACAGATGGAGCACGTCTTCAGGAACTGACAGAAAAGCTGAATCAATTGAAAATTATTGCCTGCCTATCCCTAATTACCAACAACATGGTGGGTGCTATTACAGAAGGTCTGCCTGAGCTTGCTAGCAGGTTAAAAAGGATTTCAGCTGTTCTACTTGAAGGCATGAACAAAGA gaCCTTTAACTTGAAGGAAGTCCTGAATTCTATTGGTGTTCAGACTTGTGTTGAGGTTAATAAGGCCCTGATGGAAAGAGGCGTGCCCACTTTAAATGCTGAAATTCAAGCTAATCTTGTAGGTCAATTTTCAAGCATTGAAGAGGAGGACAATCCTATCTGGTCCTTGATTG aTAAACGAATTCAGCTATACATGAAAAGCCTACTTTGTCTTCCAATCCCTCAAAAATGCATGCCTCCCATGCCAGGAGGCCTTGCTGTCATCCAGCAGGAGCTAGAAGCCCTAGGCTCTCAATATGCAAACATTGTGAATCTCAACAAACAAGTGTATGGACCATTTTATGCAAATATACTTCGAAAGCTGCTCTTCAGGGAGGAAACCATGGGGAAAGTAGATGCTTCACCTCCTGCTAACTAA
- the TCP11L2 gene encoding T-complex protein 11-like protein 2 isoform X3, with protein sequence MAAARNLSNMTLAHEIAVNENFQLKQDALPDNSLAGRVKHIVHQAFWDVLESELNADPPEYEHAIKLFEEIREILLSFLTPCGNRLRNQICEVLDTDLIRQQAEHSAVDIQGLANYVISTMGKLCAPVRDNDIRELKATGNIVEVLRQIFHVLDLMKMDMANFTIRSLRPHLQRQLVEYERTKFQEILEETPNFSVTKTLADLAKKEMNHGRMKAAHKIEGKAKMSKQESVRNLSRKDQGQGALDQTTEWIKESVNEELLSLSETALTPGAENSSKLSLSPTLVLNNSYLKLLQWDYQKKELPETLMTDGARLQELTEKLNQLKIIACLSLITNNMVGAITEGLPELASRLKRISAVLLEGMNKETFNLKEVLNSIGVQTCVEVNKALMERGVPTLNAEIQANLVGQFSSIEEEDNPIWSLIDKRIQLYMKSLLCLPIPQKCMPPMPGGLAVIQQELEALGSQYANIVNLNKQVYGPFYANILRKLLFREETMGKVDASPPAN encoded by the exons ATGGCTGCAGCAAGGAACTTATCAAACATGACTCTTGCTCATGAAATTGCTGTAAATGAAAACTTCCAATTGAAACAAGATGCCCTTCCAGACAACAG TTTGGCTGGTCGAGTGAAGCACATTGTTCACCAGGCCTTCTGGGACGTCTTGGAATCCGAACTAAATGCTGACCCTCCTGAGTATGAACATGCCATCAAACTGTTTGAAGAAATAAGAGAG attcttctctcttttttgacTCCCTGTGGCAACCGGCTTCGCAACCAGATCTGTGAAGTTTTGGACACAGACCTCATCAGGCAGCAGGCTGAGCACAGTGCTGTTGACATCCAAGGCCTGGCCAACTATGTCATCAGTACGATGGGAAAGCTGTGTGCTCCGGTGAGAGATAATGATATCAGAGAGTTGAAGGCTACTGGGAACATTGTGGAGGTGCTGAG ACAAATATTCCATGTCCTGGACCTCATGAAAATGGACATGGCCAATTTTACAATTAGGAGTCTTAGACCACACCTTCAACGCCAGTTGGTGGAATACGAGAGAACCAAGTTCCAggaaattttagaagaaactccaa ATTTTTCAGTAACAAAAACTCTAGCTGACTTAGccaaaaaggaaatgaatcatGGAAGGATGAAGGCAGCTCACAAAATTGAAGGAAAAGCTAAAATGTCAAAGCAGGAGAGTGTCAGGAATCTGAGCAGGAAAGACCAAGGGCAAG GTGCTCTTGATCAAACTACAGAATGGATAAAAGAATCTGTAAATGAAGAAttactttctctttctgagaCTGCTTTAACTCCTGGGGCCGAAAATAGCTCCAAGCTAAGCCTGAGCCCTACATTGGTGCTAAATAACAGTTACTTGAAACTGTTACAGTGGGATTATCAGAAAAAAGAATTACCAGAg ACACTCATGACAGATGGAGCACGTCTTCAGGAACTGACAGAAAAGCTGAATCAATTGAAAATTATTGCCTGCCTATCCCTAATTACCAACAACATGGTGGGTGCTATTACAGAAGGTCTGCCTGAGCTTGCTAGCAGGTTAAAAAGGATTTCAGCTGTTCTACTTGAAGGCATGAACAAAGA gaCCTTTAACTTGAAGGAAGTCCTGAATTCTATTGGTGTTCAGACTTGTGTTGAGGTTAATAAGGCCCTGATGGAAAGAGGCGTGCCCACTTTAAATGCTGAAATTCAAGCTAATCTTGTAGGTCAATTTTCAAGCATTGAAGAGGAGGACAATCCTATCTGGTCCTTGATTG aTAAACGAATTCAGCTATACATGAAAAGCCTACTTTGTCTTCCAATCCCTCAAAAATGCATGCCTCCCATGCCAGGAGGCCTTGCTGTCATCCAGCAGGAGCTAGAAGCCCTAGGCTCTCAATATGCAAACATTGTGAATCTCAACAAACAAGTGTATGGACCATTTTATGCAAATATACTTCGAAAGCTGCTCTTCAGGGAGGAAACCATGGGGAAAGTAGATGCTTCACCTCCTGCTAACTAA
- the TCP11L2 gene encoding T-complex protein 11-like protein 2 isoform X1, protein MPFNGEKQCVGEDQTSDSDSSRFSESMASLSDYECSRQSFTSNSSSKSSSPASTSPPRVVTFDEVMAAARNLSNMTLAHEIAVNENFQLKQDALPDNSLAGRVKHIVHQAFWDVLESELNADPPEYEHAIKLFEEIREILLSFLTPCGNRLRNQICEVLDTDLIRQQAEHSAVDIQGLANYVISTMGKLCAPVRDNDIRELKATGNIVEVLRQIFHVLDLMKMDMANFTIRSLRPHLQRQLVEYERTKFQEILEETPNFSVTKTLADLAKKEMNHGRMKAAHKIEGKAKMSKQESVRNLSRKDQGQGALDQTTEWIKESVNEELLSLSETALTPGAENSSKLSLSPTLVLNNSYLKLLQWDYQKKELPETLMTDGARLQELTEKLNQLKIIACLSLITNNMVGAITEGLPELASRLKRISAVLLEGMNKETFNLKEVLNSIGVQTCVEVNKALMERGVPTLNAEIQANLVGQFSSIEEEDNPIWSLIDKRIQLYMKSLLCLPIPQKCMPPMPGGLAVIQQELEALGSQYANIVNLNKQVYGPFYANILRKLLFREETMGKVDASPPAN, encoded by the exons caacAAGCCCTCCCAGGGTTGTAACATTTGACGAAGTGATGGCTGCAGCAAGGAACTTATCAAACATGACTCTTGCTCATGAAATTGCTGTAAATGAAAACTTCCAATTGAAACAAGATGCCCTTCCAGACAACAG TTTGGCTGGTCGAGTGAAGCACATTGTTCACCAGGCCTTCTGGGACGTCTTGGAATCCGAACTAAATGCTGACCCTCCTGAGTATGAACATGCCATCAAACTGTTTGAAGAAATAAGAGAG attcttctctcttttttgacTCCCTGTGGCAACCGGCTTCGCAACCAGATCTGTGAAGTTTTGGACACAGACCTCATCAGGCAGCAGGCTGAGCACAGTGCTGTTGACATCCAAGGCCTGGCCAACTATGTCATCAGTACGATGGGAAAGCTGTGTGCTCCGGTGAGAGATAATGATATCAGAGAGTTGAAGGCTACTGGGAACATTGTGGAGGTGCTGAG ACAAATATTCCATGTCCTGGACCTCATGAAAATGGACATGGCCAATTTTACAATTAGGAGTCTTAGACCACACCTTCAACGCCAGTTGGTGGAATACGAGAGAACCAAGTTCCAggaaattttagaagaaactccaa ATTTTTCAGTAACAAAAACTCTAGCTGACTTAGccaaaaaggaaatgaatcatGGAAGGATGAAGGCAGCTCACAAAATTGAAGGAAAAGCTAAAATGTCAAAGCAGGAGAGTGTCAGGAATCTGAGCAGGAAAGACCAAGGGCAAG GTGCTCTTGATCAAACTACAGAATGGATAAAAGAATCTGTAAATGAAGAAttactttctctttctgagaCTGCTTTAACTCCTGGGGCCGAAAATAGCTCCAAGCTAAGCCTGAGCCCTACATTGGTGCTAAATAACAGTTACTTGAAACTGTTACAGTGGGATTATCAGAAAAAAGAATTACCAGAg ACACTCATGACAGATGGAGCACGTCTTCAGGAACTGACAGAAAAGCTGAATCAATTGAAAATTATTGCCTGCCTATCCCTAATTACCAACAACATGGTGGGTGCTATTACAGAAGGTCTGCCTGAGCTTGCTAGCAGGTTAAAAAGGATTTCAGCTGTTCTACTTGAAGGCATGAACAAAGA gaCCTTTAACTTGAAGGAAGTCCTGAATTCTATTGGTGTTCAGACTTGTGTTGAGGTTAATAAGGCCCTGATGGAAAGAGGCGTGCCCACTTTAAATGCTGAAATTCAAGCTAATCTTGTAGGTCAATTTTCAAGCATTGAAGAGGAGGACAATCCTATCTGGTCCTTGATTG aTAAACGAATTCAGCTATACATGAAAAGCCTACTTTGTCTTCCAATCCCTCAAAAATGCATGCCTCCCATGCCAGGAGGCCTTGCTGTCATCCAGCAGGAGCTAGAAGCCCTAGGCTCTCAATATGCAAACATTGTGAATCTCAACAAACAAGTGTATGGACCATTTTATGCAAATATACTTCGAAAGCTGCTCTTCAGGGAGGAAACCATGGGGAAAGTAGATGCTTCACCTCCTGCTAACTAA